TATTAAGATTCATAGTTTTAGTTTTTTTTTCATTTCACCAATGGATTTTCATATCCATTTTACATAAAACATCTCATAAGGTATGATATCTCTTTTCGAATATTCGAAGCTAAGATGTGTTATTGTTATAAACAATAGAAACTGTGTAAGTGCGACCGTTTTCTTCGTAAGTGTGACCTAAATGATGAATTGATATGAAAGATGAAAGGCTGGGGAAGATGGAAAGACTGGGAAAGATGAAAGATTGGGAAAGATTAGAGACAATGAACCTAAAAGACGGATGTGAATTGCTTTATTGTGGAATTGACAATACCAGCTTGAAATTGTAGAACAAGATTTGACAACTTTATAAAAGTTGTCAAATCTGAACAGTTCGCAATGGAATACATCATAAATAAAAGCTGCGTATTTTTGCATTCGTTTTCAAATGATTAGCAAACACAATTAAATGGCAAAACGTAAAGATTTAATCAAAGGGATACATGCAATTGAAGAAGCAATAACGAGTGGACATCCAATCATCAAGCTTTTAATTCAAAAAGACATCCGAAACAGTGCAATTAATACCATTGTAGCTCAGCTTCGAAAAAGCAATGCAACTATCCAATATGTACCAAAAGAAAAACTAAACCGACTGAGTTCTGAGGGACATCAGGGTATTATTGCGATTACATCTCCCATTGAATTTGTTGATTTGGACATGCTGATTCCTGTTTTATATGAACAAACAAAAGCTCCCTTGGTTTGTGTGCTGGATGGTGTGACCGATGTTAGAAATTTTGGCGCTATTGCCCGTAGTGTGGCCTTTATGGATATCGATGCCTTGATTATCCCCTCAAAAGGATCAGCAGAAATCAATGAAGAAGCTATCAAAACATCAGCTGGTGCACTGCTTAAAATTAATGTGTGTAGGGTAAATGATTTGACAGATACAATATCCTTTTTAAAAAATAGTGGTTTACAAATTTTAGCAGCCACCGAAAAAGCAGACGACTTAATCGGACAGGTTGATTTTAGTCTGCCCAGCTGCATTGTATTAGGAGCTGAAGATACTGGTATTAGTCAAAGTATTTTACAGAAAAGCGATTATATGATTAAAATACCTGGTAGAGGTTTGGATTCGTTGAATGTATCTGTTTCTGCTGGTGTTGTTTTTTATGAGGCAGTAAGACAAAGGAGTGGAAGTGCCTAGAGTTATAAGTGACTAGAGTGCCTAAAGTTGGGAGTGCCTCAAGTTCTTTGGAATTATTTTTCAAAAACTTTACAATAAAGATTTGAAAACAGGATATTTGAAAAAATTAAAAATCAAAAATTGAAGATCGCTTTTATTGTTCAAGGAGAAGGTCGTGGTCACCTGACACAAGCTATTTCTTTACAAGAGATACTGGAAACAGCCGGACATGAAATCAGCATTGTTTTAGCAGGAACAAACGCACAGCGAAAACTCCCCCCTTTTTTTGTTAATCATTATCAGGATATACTAACAACCTATCAAAGTCCTAACCTCGTAAAAGACAAAAACAAGAAATCAGTCAGACTAGGCTATTCTCTGATTCATAATATTTTACAAACCCCTCTTTTTCTAAAGCAACTAAAGAAAATTGATAAGTTGATCAATCAAAAAGACATTGATTTAATCATTAATTTTCATGAAATTTTGTGTGGGTTTTGGTTTTTGTTTTACAGACCAAAAGCGCCAATTGTTTCTATTGCCCACCAATATATATATCCTCATTTCCGTTTCTTTTACCCTAAAATGTCACGTTTTAATAAGTTTTCAT
The Bacteroidota bacterium DNA segment above includes these coding regions:
- the rlmB gene encoding 23S rRNA (guanosine(2251)-2'-O)-methyltransferase RlmB is translated as MAKRKDLIKGIHAIEEAITSGHPIIKLLIQKDIRNSAINTIVAQLRKSNATIQYVPKEKLNRLSSEGHQGIIAITSPIEFVDLDMLIPVLYEQTKAPLVCVLDGVTDVRNFGAIARSVAFMDIDALIIPSKGSAEINEEAIKTSAGALLKINVCRVNDLTDTISFLKNSGLQILAATEKADDLIGQVDFSLPSCIVLGAEDTGISQSILQKSDYMIKIPGRGLDSLNVSVSAGVVFYEAVRQRSGSA